A genome region from Maylandia zebra isolate NMK-2024a linkage group LG6, Mzebra_GT3a, whole genome shotgun sequence includes the following:
- the mrpl4 gene encoding large ribosomal subunit protein uL4m, whose amino-acid sequence MLRFSFIFRGRGVAKRFASSFSNESALPPNLLLPTNLVDPDRLKRPPPPADSSLPPLRKCDAAVPAHLTPVQTWVESLERQDSEPLGVAQLHPDVFAVPPRLDILHSVETWQRNYKRISHAHTKVRSEVSGGGRKPWKQKGSGRARHGSIRSPIWRGGGVSHGPRGPTSYYYMLPMKVRVQGLKVGLSSKMAQDDLHIVDSLNIPTPDSQYLLDLIRHRHWGESVLIVDVGEDFSENILQATANLKTVNVIPAIGLNVHSMLKHEAIVLTLETVKFLEDKLLWHDERYTPLYPFKLPYSDFP is encoded by the exons ATGCTTCGATTTTCTTTCATATTTCGTGGCAGAGGAGTCGCTAAAAGG TTCGCTTCCTCGTTCTCTAATGAGAGCGCCCTGCCTCCAAACTTACTGCTGCCCACCAACCTCGTGGATCCTGACAGATTAA AGCGTCCACCACCTCCTGCAGACTCCTCTCTGCCTCCTCTGAGGAAGTGTGATGCTGCAGTTCCTGCTCACTTGACCCCTGTGCAGACCTGGGTGGAGTCTCTGGAGAGACAGGACAGCGAACCTTTGGGTGTGGCTCAACTTCACCCTGATGTGTTTGCAGTTCCTCCGAG GCTTGATATTCTACACAGTGTTGAAACATGGCAGAGAAATTACAAAAGGATT AGTCACGCCCACACTAAagtcaggtcagaggtcagcggtGGAGGCAGGAAACCCTGGAAACAGAAAGGAAGTGGACGAGCTCGACATGGAAGCATCCGATCACCCATATGGAGAGGAG GTGGAGTGTCTCATGGACCCAGAGGTCCCACCAGTTACTACTACATGTTACCCATGAAAGTTCGAGTGCAAGGACTCAAAGTTGGGCTGAGCTCCAAGATGGCTCAG GATGATCTTCACATTGTGGACTCCCTGAACATCCCCACACCAGACTCTCAGTACCTGCTTGACCTcatcagacacagacactgggGAGAGTCTGTGTTAATAGTGGATGT AGGTGAAGACTTTTCTGAAAACATCCTTCAGGCCACGGCAAACTTGAAGACAGTGAACGTCATTCCAGCAATCG GTCTGAATGTCCACAGCATGCTGAAACATGAAGCCATCGTCCTCACTTTGGAAACTGTTAAGTTTCTGGAGGATAAGCTGCTCTGGCACGATGAGCGTTACACGCCTCTCTACCCGTTTAAACTACCCTACTCTGACTTTCCTTAA
- the LOC143418891 gene encoding uncharacterized protein LOC143418891, producing MSKESAESEDRANNREQCLPDQRQPEEQDDLQYTSIHFSNNQADPLYSNIRAAQPHRHMQEQEVTEYTAVRFNRGSAAKRHRSQEKGESGLAPVARLGPFRGVRGPLASGRGAWSSLAQLAAGRAHRHITATPSGFCSVAAG from the exons atgtCCAAGGAATCTGCTGAATCTGAAGACAGAGCCAACAACAGAGAACAG TGTTTACCTGATCAGAGACAGCCAGAGGAGCAGGATGATCTTCAGTATACCAGCATCCACTTCTCCAATAACCAGGCAGATCCTCTCTACTCCAACATCAGAGCAGCTCAGCCTCACAGACACatgcaggaacaggaagttacTGAGTACACTGCTGTCAGATTTAACAGAGGCAGTGCAGCCAAGAG ACACAGAAGTCAGGAAAAAGGAGAGTCaggcctggcgcctgtggcccggctgggcccctTCCGGGGGGTGAGGGgccctctggcctctgggcgTGGGGCttggtcctctctggcacagctggctgccggcagagcccacaggcacatcactgcaaccccctctggcttctgctccgtggctgctgggtga